A DNA window from Aminipila luticellarii contains the following coding sequences:
- a CDS encoding S-layer homology domain-containing protein, with product MKKKLLSVMLAGYLLIGAASAAYAADGNTPSAGNVNYSDLKSTNWAYGAVSTMSEKGIVKGYQDGSFKPANTVTYGEFIKMALIAATGEDIGNSTEGNWAKGYYDKALELKYFGSTDIKADQLDRRIPRSDMALIISSILGDTKIGNYDELENSLKDVNAATKYDYDIIKAYAAGIITGYEDSTFRPENTLTRAESATVIYRLIDESKRVLPEEKKEESSSTSGTDIASVIKNYKTFGVSKYSGTDSDGNYEEWYEPGPFAEATSYEFVTDMSGYKIEEKVNNGTKGLRINGKYPLDLGWGNLYFMKDGELVEFTSDGIHESDITTIEYFVFPRYQNVDHVIGIMPNPLYQGK from the coding sequence ATGAAGAAGAAATTATTAAGTGTAATGTTAGCAGGCTACTTGCTGATTGGAGCTGCATCCGCAGCTTATGCCGCAGACGGAAATACGCCATCGGCGGGAAACGTGAATTACTCCGATCTCAAAAGTACGAACTGGGCATACGGAGCAGTAAGCACCATGAGCGAAAAAGGTATCGTAAAGGGCTATCAGGATGGCAGCTTCAAGCCGGCCAATACTGTTACCTATGGTGAATTTATAAAGATGGCACTGATCGCAGCTACCGGAGAAGATATCGGAAACAGCACCGAAGGGAACTGGGCGAAAGGATATTACGACAAAGCTCTGGAACTAAAGTACTTTGGGAGTACCGACATTAAAGCAGATCAACTGGACAGACGGATTCCAAGAAGTGATATGGCTCTCATTATTTCCTCTATCTTAGGTGATACGAAGATCGGGAACTACGATGAACTGGAGAACAGTCTTAAAGATGTGAATGCAGCCACAAAATACGATTATGACATCATTAAAGCCTATGCAGCAGGCATTATAACCGGATATGAGGACAGCACCTTTAGACCGGAAAATACGCTGACAAGAGCCGAAAGTGCCACCGTTATTTACAGGCTGATCGATGAAAGTAAGAGAGTGCTGCCGGAAGAAAAGAAAGAAGAAAGCAGCAGCACATCTGGAACAGATATTGCTTCTGTTATAAAGAACTATAAGACGTTTGGCGTAAGTAAATATAGTGGTACGGACTCAGACGGTAATTATGAAGAGTGGTATGAACCTGGACCTTTTGCCGAGGCTACCAGTTATGAATTTGTAACAGATATGTCCGGATATAAAATAGAGGAAAAGGTCAATAATGGGACAAAAGGACTTAGAATCAATGGCAAATATCCATTAGACTTAGGGTGGGGCAATCTGTATTTTATGAAAGACGGAGAACTTGTGGAGTTTACCAGTGATGGAATTCATGAATCAGATATAACAACGATTGAATATTTTGTATTTCCACGATATCAGAATGTAGACCATGTGATCGGAATTATGCCAAATCCGCTGTATCAAGGTAAATAG
- a CDS encoding MerR family transcriptional regulator, with product MKNKTKYYSVGQVSKICNVSANTLRFYDKIGLIHPNKIGENNYRFYSKETLTYIPVIKYYKQMGFSLEEIKEIVDENSFVLHEKLFKEKSDKLKEMKDSIYKKYAAIEGWLQLITEAEMIRKNDVRQVSLKYVQPSTFCCMEQHFNYNYKEAIINIDFTNYIESIGNEAAGVLMLNFPSIDKKLNKEESSVTVMQQLVLATTGKTQTKIFGGQVFASCYHLGPHETIENTYLKILQWASENQYTCAAESYERFLIDYWTTKNPDFFVTEILVQVEKLL from the coding sequence ATGAAAAACAAGACAAAATACTATTCTGTGGGACAGGTCAGCAAAATTTGTAATGTATCTGCAAATACATTGAGATTCTATGATAAAATCGGCCTCATCCATCCGAATAAGATCGGGGAGAACAATTATAGATTTTACAGCAAGGAAACGCTGACTTATATCCCTGTTATTAAATATTATAAGCAGATGGGTTTTTCTCTTGAAGAGATTAAAGAAATCGTAGATGAAAACTCCTTCGTTCTGCACGAAAAATTATTTAAGGAAAAATCCGACAAATTAAAGGAAATGAAAGATAGCATCTATAAAAAATATGCTGCTATTGAAGGTTGGCTGCAGCTCATTACGGAAGCAGAAATGATCCGAAAAAATGACGTACGTCAAGTATCCCTCAAGTATGTACAACCTTCCACATTCTGTTGTATGGAACAGCACTTCAACTACAACTATAAAGAGGCGATCATCAACATTGATTTTACCAACTATATCGAGTCTATAGGAAATGAAGCAGCCGGCGTCCTTATGTTAAATTTTCCGTCCATTGATAAGAAATTGAATAAAGAAGAAAGCAGTGTTACCGTCATGCAGCAGCTAGTCCTGGCTACAACAGGCAAAACACAAACAAAAATATTCGGCGGTCAGGTCTTTGCTTCCTGCTACCATCTGGGTCCACACGAAACCATAGAAAACACCTATCTGAAAATTCTCCAATGGGCTTCTGAAAACCAGTACACCTGCGCTGCTGAATCTTATGAACGTTTTCTGATAGACTATTGGACAACAAAAAATCCGGACTTCTTCGTTACCGAGATATTGGTACAAGTAGAAAAGCTTCTATAA
- a CDS encoding M20/M25/M40 family metallo-hydrolase, with product MDNKNQILEGIGQRINEILLQYIKAQSFTFSNGEKDAEVFLMNHFSKITYFKDHPEYYGTYKIAEDPFNRAVSYAMVKGNGEDTVVFIHHNDVVEVEDYKLLKPYAFSPKALEEELLKIKAALPEEAQEDLLEGSYLFGRGVCDMKGGGSIQLALLERYSEIKDFNGNVILIAVPDEENLSAGMRAAVSLLKELKRTYHFNYKLMINSEPHQRKNPQKGVFSEGSVGKVMPFIYVRGYLSHIGKVFEGFNSLNLMSEIVRNTELNLDFSDIVGSEMAPPPTWLYLKDNKKQYDVSMPLSVSGCFSILTLNRTPQEIMDRVKDICRTSYETILEEMQGRYKRFAKIKRLESDTLPWEVNVVAFAELYEEACKNYGKKFREDYKKLVQAVEAKFNTGQCSIIECNFELVEFVYQYIDDISPRIVYGLVPPYYPNVANRHYKDLDEEIFHLSDRLCRYTEKEFGQIYETEDFYTGISDLSYTSITKGEETVKALNAYMPLFGDFYSIPIGDIEEISMPCINIGPWGKDFHKLTERVYKEDLYDRTPKIINKAVDLLLNKPQIS from the coding sequence ATGGATAATAAAAATCAGATACTGGAAGGAATCGGTCAGAGGATTAACGAGATCCTTCTTCAATATATTAAGGCACAAAGCTTTACGTTCAGTAATGGCGAAAAGGATGCAGAAGTCTTTTTAATGAATCACTTTTCAAAAATAACATACTTTAAAGATCATCCGGAATATTACGGAACTTATAAAATTGCGGAAGATCCATTTAACAGGGCTGTTTCTTATGCAATGGTAAAAGGAAATGGGGAGGATACGGTCGTATTTATTCATCACAATGACGTGGTGGAGGTAGAGGATTATAAACTTCTTAAGCCTTACGCTTTCTCCCCTAAAGCGTTAGAAGAGGAGCTGCTGAAAATTAAGGCGGCCTTGCCGGAGGAAGCCCAGGAAGACTTGTTGGAGGGAAGCTATTTATTCGGAAGAGGTGTCTGCGACATGAAGGGCGGAGGCTCCATACAGCTTGCCCTTCTGGAGAGATACAGCGAAATCAAGGATTTTAATGGCAATGTTATTCTTATTGCCGTTCCGGACGAAGAAAATCTTTCGGCGGGAATGAGAGCTGCGGTCAGCTTGCTGAAAGAACTAAAGCGTACATACCATTTCAATTATAAGCTTATGATTAATTCGGAACCGCATCAAAGAAAGAATCCGCAGAAGGGAGTTTTTTCAGAAGGTTCTGTTGGAAAGGTCATGCCGTTTATCTATGTGCGAGGATATTTATCCCACATAGGAAAGGTCTTTGAAGGTTTCAATTCGCTGAACTTAATGAGTGAGATCGTGAGGAATACAGAGCTTAACTTGGATTTCAGTGATATCGTAGGCAGCGAGATGGCTCCGCCGCCTACGTGGCTGTATTTGAAGGACAATAAAAAACAGTATGATGTATCCATGCCGTTATCTGTGTCCGGCTGTTTCAGCATATTAACGCTGAATCGGACTCCGCAGGAAATCATGGATCGAGTAAAAGACATCTGCCGCACCTCTTATGAAACCATTCTGGAAGAAATGCAGGGCAGATATAAGAGGTTCGCAAAGATAAAAAGGTTAGAATCCGACACGCTTCCATGGGAAGTAAATGTAGTGGCTTTTGCGGAGCTGTATGAAGAGGCTTGTAAAAATTATGGAAAAAAGTTCAGAGAGGATTATAAAAAGCTTGTTCAGGCTGTAGAAGCCAAATTTAATACCGGTCAATGCAGCATCATAGAGTGTAACTTTGAACTGGTTGAATTTGTTTATCAATATATTGATGATATATCTCCGAGAATCGTATATGGGCTGGTGCCTCCATACTACCCGAATGTAGCGAACAGGCATTACAAAGACTTAGATGAAGAAATCTTTCACTTATCTGACCGGCTCTGCAGATATACGGAAAAAGAGTTTGGGCAGATATATGAGACAGAGGATTTTTATACGGGGATATCCGATCTCAGTTATACCAGTATAACGAAAGGGGAGGAGACCGTGAAGGCATTAAATGCGTATATGCCATTGTTTGGAGACTTTTATTCCATACCGATTGGCGATATTGAAGAAATTTCTATGCCTTGTATAAATATTGGACCTTGGGGAAAGGATTTTCATAAGCTTACAGAAAGAGTGTACAAAGAGGATCTGTATGACCGAACCCCGAAAATAATCAATAAAGCAGTGGATTTACTGCTCAATAAGCCCCAAATATCGTAA
- a CDS encoding gamma-glutamylcyclotransferase family protein, with the protein MKKSYKLYAAYGSNMSLKQMARRCPGAKIFGVGVIENYKLTFRGSRRGLANIEKNEGASIPVVLWKITAICEKALDFYEGFPKLYVKKQIPVRFEEEEIEAMTYVMSDRYCNFPVKPSPYYIEMLQQGYESHGIIKDGIFDAVQDIYRELAMKKIYQR; encoded by the coding sequence ATGAAAAAAAGCTATAAACTTTACGCCGCTTACGGAAGTAACATGAGCTTAAAACAGATGGCTCGAAGATGCCCTGGTGCAAAAATTTTTGGCGTCGGGGTGATAGAAAATTATAAGCTGACCTTTAGAGGATCCCGAAGAGGACTGGCAAATATCGAAAAAAATGAAGGAGCAAGTATTCCGGTCGTCCTTTGGAAGATTACAGCAATCTGTGAAAAGGCTCTGGACTTTTATGAAGGATTCCCTAAGCTTTATGTAAAAAAGCAGATTCCAGTCCGATTTGAAGAGGAAGAAATAGAAGCGATGACCTATGTGATGTCGGATAGGTATTGCAATTTTCCTGTGAAGCCCAGCCCCTATTACATAGAAATGCTCCAACAGGGCTATGAAAGCCATGGCATTATAAAAGATGGAATTTTTGATGCTGTTCAGGACATTTACAGAGAATTGGCTATGAAGAAAATTTATCAGCGATAA
- a CDS encoding amino acid permease, producing MDSKREIPEDSKLERKLKPRQMNMIAIGGAIGTGLFVATGSSISTAGPGGTMIAYAIIGISVYFMMTALGEMATYLPVAGAFELYSKKYVDPAFGFAMGWNYWYCSTMTIATELVASAIVMKFWFPDSASAMWSSIFIVLLLCLNLFSVSIFGESEFWFAGIKVVTIIIFLVVGVLMIFGVFSNDSPGFSNWTDGEAPFVGGPFGIFSILMVAGFSFVGVEATAIAAGECVNPEKNVPKAINSVFWRILIFYIGAIFVVATLISYTDPNLLSADVDNVAVSPFTIIFEKSGIAMAASLMNAVILTSILSCGNSTLYSASRLLYSMAISDHAPKIFAHTSRKGVPIYAVVGTLIIACLCFLTSFAGDSVVYTWLYNATGLTGFLTWFGVCICHLRFRRGFVKQGKDLSVLKYKAKLYPFGTVFSLIVSGTVIIGQGYYAFSASGVDWYGILVAYIGLPIMVALYIIRKIVKKTHIVPLEEMDLSRNDIVKEDL from the coding sequence ATGGATAGTAAAAGAGAAATACCTGAAGACAGCAAGCTTGAACGTAAATTAAAACCGAGACAAATGAATATGATCGCAATAGGAGGAGCTATCGGTACGGGACTGTTCGTCGCTACCGGTTCTTCCATCAGCACTGCCGGGCCCGGCGGAACGATGATCGCATATGCCATTATCGGAATCTCCGTATATTTTATGATGACGGCTTTGGGAGAAATGGCAACCTATTTACCGGTTGCAGGTGCTTTCGAATTATATTCGAAAAAATACGTGGATCCGGCATTTGGGTTCGCAATGGGGTGGAATTACTGGTATTGCAGTACGATGACTATCGCTACCGAACTGGTCGCCTCCGCTATTGTTATGAAATTCTGGTTCCCTGACAGTGCTTCTGCCATGTGGAGCTCTATCTTTATAGTACTGCTGTTGTGCCTCAATCTGTTTTCTGTCAGCATATTCGGCGAATCCGAATTCTGGTTTGCCGGTATAAAAGTAGTGACTATTATTATCTTCTTAGTGGTTGGTGTGTTGATGATATTTGGCGTTTTTTCAAACGACAGCCCAGGATTTTCTAATTGGACTGATGGAGAAGCACCGTTTGTCGGAGGACCTTTTGGCATATTCAGCATCCTGATGGTGGCAGGGTTTTCCTTTGTTGGAGTTGAAGCCACAGCTATTGCAGCAGGGGAATGTGTCAATCCGGAAAAAAATGTTCCAAAAGCAATTAACAGTGTTTTCTGGAGAATATTGATCTTTTACATAGGCGCGATCTTTGTAGTAGCGACATTGATTTCCTACACAGACCCGAATCTGTTAAGTGCAGATGTAGATAATGTAGCGGTCAGCCCTTTTACAATTATTTTTGAAAAAAGCGGTATCGCTATGGCAGCTTCTTTAATGAACGCAGTCATTTTAACATCGATTCTTTCCTGTGGAAACTCTACCTTATATTCGGCCAGCCGTCTGCTGTATTCCATGGCTATTTCAGATCATGCACCTAAAATATTTGCCCACACCAGCCGAAAAGGTGTACCGATTTACGCTGTGGTCGGCACTTTGATTATAGCCTGTCTGTGCTTCCTGACTTCCTTTGCCGGTGACAGTGTGGTGTACACATGGTTATACAATGCAACTGGCCTTACCGGATTCTTGACCTGGTTTGGTGTTTGCATATGTCACTTAAGATTTAGAAGGGGTTTTGTAAAACAGGGAAAGGATTTGTCTGTGCTGAAATACAAAGCAAAATTATATCCTTTTGGAACCGTTTTTTCACTTATCGTGTCCGGAACTGTTATTATAGGGCAGGGATATTATGCATTTTCCGCTTCGGGAGTAGACTGGTATGGAATCCTTGTAGCCTATATAGGCCTGCCGATTATGGTGGCATTATATATCATAAGAAAAATTGTCAAAAAGACTCATATTGTTCCGCTTGAAGAAATGGATCTATCCAGAAATGATATAGTGAAGGAAGATCTGTAA
- a CDS encoding sigma-54 interaction domain-containing protein, whose product MMTKYLEKMMYIYNTMDSVLITNTDGVIEYSATFDEKENSIKNEGYTGKYLLEVYPELTQETSTHFRAMNTGKAITDEIQTVTDCNGMKRTFVSNTYPIEVDGKIVGAIEGTVILSESGLPYSKRFKNSKMNQTSELYTVEDLIGKSQKMIDLREKILRAAESNSSVMLVGETGTGKELAAQAIHSHSSRKNRAFVSQNCSAIPASLLESTLFGTVKGSYTGAEDRKGLLELADKGTLFLDELNSMNIELQGKILKAVEEQKIRRLGSEKERKIDVRIISAVNEGVNEALEKGKIRKDLYYRLGVFQIDLPLLKDRKEDIPLLIKHFISYYNRKGERKVQGCSELAEKLLMEYDWPGNVRELRNVIEYAFNMAKGKDITMTSLPEHFIYNRKEEVHGAERPDWENELEGGGTLVSIVDSYESRIIEKILRESSNVTEAADKLGVSRQVLKYKMKKYGLVF is encoded by the coding sequence ATGATGACAAAATACTTGGAGAAAATGATGTATATATATAATACGATGGACTCCGTATTAATTACAAATACAGATGGAGTTATTGAGTATTCCGCTACTTTTGATGAAAAAGAGAACTCTATTAAAAATGAAGGATATACGGGAAAGTATCTTTTAGAGGTGTATCCCGAATTAACTCAGGAGACCAGTACCCACTTCCGGGCTATGAATACCGGCAAGGCCATTACAGACGAAATCCAGACTGTGACGGACTGTAATGGAATGAAACGCACTTTTGTAAGCAATACGTATCCCATCGAAGTAGACGGAAAAATCGTTGGGGCTATTGAGGGTACGGTTATTCTCTCGGAGTCCGGCCTTCCTTACAGCAAAAGATTTAAGAACAGCAAAATGAATCAGACCAGTGAATTGTATACGGTGGAGGATTTAATAGGCAAGAGCCAAAAGATGATAGACCTGAGGGAAAAAATTTTGCGTGCAGCAGAAAGCAACTCTTCGGTAATGTTGGTAGGAGAAACGGGAACCGGAAAGGAGCTTGCGGCACAGGCGATACACAGCCATAGCAGCAGGAAGAATCGGGCCTTTGTATCGCAGAATTGTTCCGCCATACCGGCGAGCTTATTGGAAAGTACTTTATTTGGAACAGTGAAAGGAAGTTATACCGGAGCCGAGGACAGAAAGGGCCTGCTTGAGTTGGCGGATAAAGGAACTCTGTTTCTGGATGAATTGAATTCTATGAATATTGAACTTCAAGGAAAAATCTTGAAGGCCGTGGAAGAACAGAAAATTCGAAGGTTAGGCTCGGAAAAAGAACGAAAAATTGATGTAAGAATTATTTCTGCGGTAAACGAAGGCGTAAATGAAGCTCTGGAGAAAGGAAAGATTCGGAAAGACCTCTACTATAGATTGGGTGTATTTCAGATCGATCTGCCCCTTTTAAAAGACCGGAAGGAAGACATCCCTTTGCTGATCAAACATTTTATCAGCTATTACAACAGAAAGGGGGAACGAAAGGTTCAAGGATGCAGTGAACTGGCGGAAAAACTTCTGATGGAGTACGATTGGCCGGGCAATGTGAGAGAGCTAAGAAATGTTATAGAATATGCTTTTAATATGGCCAAAGGGAAGGATATCACCATGACGAGCCTGCCGGAGCACTTTATCTATAACAGAAAAGAAGAGGTGCACGGTGCGGAACGGCCCGATTGGGAAAACGAACTGGAAGGAGGAGGAACCTTGGTTTCTATTGTTGACAGCTATGAAAGCAGAATTATTGAGAAAATCCTTCGAGAAAGTTCTAATGTGACAGAAGCGGCAGATAAGTTAGGTGTCAGCAGGCAGGTATTGAAATATAAGATGAAAAAATATGGACTGGTATTTTAA
- a CDS encoding sodium:calcium antiporter, whose product MILNIILLILSLSLILLACFVFTNAIEWFGKKLNLGEGVVGSVLAAIGTALPETVIPIIAIIFYKGDGANAIGVGAIAGAPFMLGTLAFFVVGTAVCIYSLLGKRSLQINADINIISRDLKYFIIIYGIAVLTSFISAHTIVKNTIAILLLASYFIYLKNTFCEDSKKMEELDDLYIAKILRVKTNFFWIILQLAIALAAIIWGAHLFVGYVESLSTVLGITPLILSMIVTPIATELPEKLNSVIWTGRKKDTLALGNITGAMIFQSCFPVVFGMIFTPWHLTGVTLLSAVLALISAIFHFTWMKWQKTIQAYILMLSGLLYLIFILYIFV is encoded by the coding sequence ATGATACTAAATATAATATTGCTTATTCTAAGTTTATCCCTGATCTTACTTGCCTGTTTTGTTTTTACGAATGCCATTGAATGGTTCGGCAAAAAATTGAATCTGGGAGAAGGCGTTGTGGGCAGTGTCCTAGCCGCGATTGGTACGGCTCTACCGGAGACAGTTATTCCCATTATTGCAATTATTTTTTATAAGGGAGATGGGGCGAATGCAATCGGTGTAGGCGCCATTGCAGGTGCTCCTTTTATGCTGGGTACTTTAGCCTTTTTTGTCGTAGGTACAGCTGTCTGTATTTACTCTCTTCTGGGGAAGAGAAGCCTGCAGATAAATGCTGACATAAATATTATCTCCAGGGATTTAAAATATTTTATAATAATCTATGGCATTGCCGTATTAACCAGTTTTATATCTGCCCACACCATTGTAAAAAATACAATCGCCATATTGCTATTGGCTTCCTACTTCATTTATCTAAAAAATACATTTTGTGAGGACAGCAAAAAAATGGAGGAGTTAGATGATTTATATATTGCCAAAATACTTCGGGTAAAAACAAATTTCTTCTGGATAATATTGCAGCTGGCTATAGCTTTAGCCGCTATCATCTGGGGGGCTCATCTATTTGTAGGATATGTAGAAAGTCTGTCAACAGTCCTCGGTATTACCCCTCTGATTTTATCCATGATCGTTACGCCAATCGCTACAGAGCTTCCGGAAAAACTGAACTCTGTTATCTGGACGGGCAGAAAGAAAGATACGCTGGCACTGGGTAATATAACCGGTGCCATGATATTTCAAAGTTGTTTTCCAGTAGTATTTGGTATGATATTTACCCCATGGCATCTAACGGGAGTCACTCTGCTTTCTGCGGTATTAGCTTTGATTTCCGCGATATTTCACTTTACCTGGATGAAATGGCAAAAAACTATTCAGGCTTACATTCTCATGCTCAGCGGGTTATTATATCTGATTTTCATTTTATACATATTTGTATAA
- a CDS encoding oxidoreductase has translation MKQGNNLSMPLSRTLKIGGLEAKNRFCIQPMECGNGDLKGGFTKDTLRRYEDLFRGGAGVVVMESVTLQYESRAREHQLLLDVEDLHNRKMWESFVKEMKAKYPDPIFIVQLNHSGELSDTAFSKRVCVKPRKDWGGELLDSAYVDKTIEKFAEAAKFLYEIGCDGVDLKFCHGYLGTQILRPYNDRIWKYGGSWENRSRFAFDMCEKVSKAVNTSKFLIGAKVSLYEGMAGGQGHAGADSKQLNLEETFALCRGLEERGASFFIETLGNAETADWQLMCPNKNTSENVYRHMAMAQNLKRGLRPETTVICGGLSLLAEGRFNENHQISAEKNGLLHWGNYCIEKGSFDMIALGRQSFADPFLPKKYLEGVEKDINWCLCCDGCGGLLAQQKPVECVIYNK, from the coding sequence ATGAAGCAGGGTAATAATTTAAGCATGCCCTTAAGCAGAACGCTTAAAATAGGCGGGCTGGAGGCTAAGAACAGGTTCTGTATTCAGCCTATGGAGTGTGGAAACGGAGACTTAAAGGGCGGATTTACAAAGGATACGTTGAGGCGGTATGAAGACCTGTTTCGCGGAGGAGCAGGTGTCGTTGTGATGGAATCCGTGACGCTGCAATACGAGAGCAGAGCCAGAGAGCATCAATTACTTTTGGATGTAGAGGATCTTCATAATAGGAAGATGTGGGAGAGCTTTGTTAAAGAAATGAAAGCAAAGTATCCAGATCCTATTTTTATCGTTCAGCTGAATCATTCCGGAGAGCTGTCGGATACGGCTTTTTCTAAGAGAGTCTGTGTAAAACCGAGAAAGGATTGGGGCGGAGAGCTGCTGGATTCAGCATATGTGGACAAGACAATAGAGAAGTTTGCAGAAGCGGCAAAATTTCTTTATGAGATAGGCTGTGACGGTGTAGATCTGAAATTTTGTCACGGATATTTGGGCACACAGATTTTAAGACCGTATAATGATCGAATATGGAAATACGGCGGTTCCTGGGAAAATCGCAGCCGTTTCGCTTTTGATATGTGCGAAAAGGTATCAAAGGCTGTCAATACTTCTAAATTTCTGATTGGGGCAAAAGTATCTTTATATGAGGGAATGGCTGGAGGACAGGGTCATGCAGGAGCAGACAGCAAGCAACTGAATCTGGAAGAGACTTTTGCCCTGTGCAGAGGCTTGGAGGAAAGAGGAGCCAGCTTTTTTATAGAAACGCTGGGAAATGCGGAAACGGCAGATTGGCAATTGATGTGTCCAAATAAAAATACCAGTGAAAATGTTTACAGGCACATGGCCATGGCACAAAATTTGAAAAGAGGGCTTAGACCGGAAACTACAGTAATATGCGGCGGACTCTCCCTGCTTGCAGAAGGCAGATTTAACGAAAATCACCAAATCAGTGCCGAGAAAAACGGTTTGTTGCATTGGGGAAATTACTGCATAGAAAAAGGCAGTTTTGATATGATTGCTTTAGGGAGACAATCTTTTGCAGATCCGTTTTTGCCAAAGAAATATCTGGAGGGGGTTGAGAAGGATATAAATTGGTGCTTGTGCTGTGACGGCTGCGGCGGACTGCTTGCCCAGCAAAAACCGGTGGAATGCGTCATTTATAATAAATAA
- a CDS encoding dimethylarginine dimethylaminohydrolase family protein codes for MKYGCQSMVGEIEAILIKRPQEAFISQENLDKTWEEFKYFGCPDYETVLKEYEVFEKIIRDNVKEVYTLPYDSRTGLDSIYAHDPLKITKKGAIYFPMGKVLRGKEYLATREYLESIGIPTLGEIKAPGKMEGGDVLWIDEKTVAIGRGYRTNDEGIRQFKELTKDVVEEYIIIPMPHGDGVDACLHLMSIISFVDYDKAVVYSKYMPVFFREYLIDKGITLIEADDDEYDYLGTNLLALKPGKVVFIKGCPKVQKKLENLGVEVLTYEGKELSYRGTGGPTCLTAPLFRK; via the coding sequence ATGAAATATGGTTGTCAGTCAATGGTAGGAGAAATTGAAGCAATTTTAATTAAACGGCCGCAGGAAGCTTTTATCAGTCAAGAGAATCTGGATAAAACATGGGAAGAATTTAAATACTTTGGCTGCCCGGACTATGAGACAGTTCTAAAGGAATATGAGGTTTTTGAAAAGATTATAAGAGATAATGTGAAAGAAGTCTACACCCTTCCTTACGATTCAAGAACGGGATTAGATTCAATTTATGCACATGATCCTTTGAAAATAACAAAAAAAGGAGCCATTTATTTCCCTATGGGCAAGGTTTTGAGAGGCAAGGAATATTTGGCAACAAGAGAATACCTGGAATCTATAGGGATACCGACACTGGGAGAAATTAAAGCTCCGGGGAAAATGGAAGGCGGAGATGTTCTATGGATTGATGAGAAGACTGTTGCTATAGGAAGAGGCTACAGAACAAATGATGAAGGTATCAGACAGTTTAAAGAATTGACCAAGGATGTGGTTGAAGAATACATCATTATACCGATGCCTCATGGAGACGGAGTAGATGCCTGCCTGCATTTAATGAGCATTATCAGTTTTGTGGATTACGATAAGGCTGTTGTTTATTCAAAATATATGCCGGTTTTCTTTAGAGAATATTTGATAGACAAAGGAATCACCCTGATTGAGGCCGATGATGATGAATATGATTATCTGGGAACCAATCTATTAGCTTTAAAACCGGGCAAAGTCGTATTCATCAAAGGGTGCCCAAAGGTTCAGAAGAAGCTGGAGAATCTGGGGGTAGAAGTTTTAACATACGAAGGAAAGGAACTTTCCTATAGAGGTACAGGCGGTCCTACTTGTTTAACTGCTCCGCTGTTTAGAAAATAA